TATGATTTATGTAGGTGTGTTGAACATGGTAAGCATTGtgcctcagcttcatcatcagctgcaGATTAAGGATAGACAATAGATCTTGTGGCCAAGTTTGACAATGAACTGCTTAACAGTGGAGGTAATAGTCATCATCTCGATTTTCCCCATCCATGCTACCTAAATGCGCCTAAAcagtaggtaaggtacctaggtaggtaggtacttagtGGGCAGGCCTGTAGCAAAGAAGGTTACGAGCATCGAAAATCACTGATTGCATCGTCCCTTTCAAGTCTCATGCAGTACGGTGACCATGTCGTGTTCTAGACTATAAGGGTGATGCAGCAGGGATAACTAGAGCCGCCCAACCGAGTTAAGGAAATGGAAAGGCCACCAGTGCTGGTAGTACCACGCACGTGATAGTTGTCCACTTGAGCTTGACcataaggtaaggtagtaAGTAGTTCCTAGTAATTACCTGCTAACCTTAGGTGAGGTAGCTTCTCGCGACCTGCTGGACGGAAACGAcctcttttcttgttctaTTCGTACCTATCATATTCTACCTAATAAATTTCGTTGCTGGAACTAGCATTGAGTCGTTCTGCGCGCCAGCCCTCCTTTAACGGCAGCCGTATTACACTTTACCGCCCTCTCCTCAGCACCTCAGGCTCCCCCAATACCGCGTTAAAGCCATTAAGCCTGCCCAGCTGTTAGCCCTGTGTTCCTTGAACCCCACGCCGACTATCAATTCCGCATGTTCTAGATCTCGCGACACCACTTCCATCCAactctcgtcatcatgacagacgccgagaagcttgagcttcccAAGGGCGCTCCTGTTGAGGACCCTGGAGCCCACGAACTTGGTATGATGGCACCGGTTTTCCGACAATCGGCCACCCTTGCTGACATGTTGTAGCTGAGGAGTCTGAATCCGACGACCAGTTTACCGATGCGGCATCTGGCGCGGGAAGTCCCAAGATTAGTTCACCAATTCCAAAGACTCGAGTCGAGAAGGTCGACGATCAGCCATCACACGGCGAGGTCCCGGGAACTGAAGCATACGAGATGCGGGGGCAGGATGCTCAGCCTGACGAGATTGCGATTGCTCCAGAGACGGGCGCATCTCAAAATGCTCCCTCTACCCCCGAAATCAAAGCGCCCACGACCATCGTAGAGGAGGCTCCTGGGCCTAGAAGCCGATCGCACTCAATTCAATATGAGGAGAGGCGCAAAGCAGATGCTTCTCCGGACATTCTCGTGGATTCTGATGGTCAGGTCAGGGAGATTCAAGGCGAGAGCGCACATGTTGACAGCAATTCTGGTACGGGAGTAGCAAAGTCCTAAAATCCAAAAGAATGATCATTGACCACTGAGACTCGCCCGCGTAGATAATTCAAGACCGTCACCCGATACTGCAGACTCGAAATTCCAGGAAGATGGACATTCTGAAAGCCCTCGTGCCATAGCTACTTCTTTAcgagatgctgacgatgacgatggcgatgacgaaCCACAACAAGATAatgatggcgacgacgatTTCGGCGacgactttgatgatttCGAGGAGGGTAATGAGGACGATGACTtcgatgactttgaagaTGGCTTCCAGGAAGCAGAGACACCAGCGCCCACTGCCACACAGGCTTCGCAGCAATCAACATTACCATTCGTGAGATATATCTACGTTATGCCCCTTTTACTTCGCTAACCATTGTGAATCTAGTCCATACCCGATTTTGAAGGACTTGATCCAGAAGCAGTCGTATCTGCTTTAGAGCCTTTCCTCGCTAATCTATACCCCCCAGAAGAACTCGATCTTCCCACATTCCCACCTCTCTCCAAGGACTCGGTGTTTTTCACAGCAAGGTCTGCATCTCTCTGGTCACAACTGGTAGCGCCACCTCCTCTCGCACCCCCTGATTGGATCCGCTCTCGCACACGCCGCCTCTTTCTCGTGTCACTCGGTGTTCCCGTCGACCTCGACGAGATCCTCCCAGCCTCTAAGCAGAAGAAACTCGTCCTCCCCTCTCTCAACGTCCCTTCATTATCGCCTAGAACGTCCACAGATTCCCGGTCTGTATCTAGGTTACGGCAAGGCGAAGGTAACAATTCATCTACATCAGTTGATACCCAAGGAAAGCCAtcagcctcgacaagaaAGCGGCGCGGGCCTCCACCACAACCCGAACTGGACCTCGTGGCTGCTCGTCATTTGTGCCAAACAACAGATGAAGCGCTTGATGGTATGACTGATGAGGAACTAAAAGCGCACGTAGCCAAACTGGAAGGTTTGCAGGAAGCGGCCAAGGAAGCATTGGAAtattggaagaagagaaccgACGAAAAGATTGGCGATCGAGAAGCATTCGAAGGCGTCATAGAAAACTTGGTCAAGCACGCGCGCAAAACGCGCAAATAGATATTGCATATACTCATGCGTTTAGTCATGAAATCTCTTCATTTCGTGCTATGAGCGTTTGGCTAAAACTTTTTGGGTCTCCTTGTGAGGTTGGTGTTACCTCGACGCGTTCACAGCGTAACTACATTTCTCATCCACTAGTCACAGCCACATGTTCTTTATCGCTCGTGGCATGGACTCATCTAGCTCCTCTTTATTTTTTCGTCTCCATGCTCTCCTATAAAAGACCACCAAACACCAGGCCCCCCTCCAGCGCCAACTGTCTACTCAAAATGCCTTCAGAGGCTTTGCCTCTGCAATTGGgcgttcttgagctcttcatgTGATGTAGCCGGGAAATCATGCGAAAAAGCTGCTAAGTTGTTCATTGGTCCAGGTGGAAAGTCTAAGCAGTACTGGGCTCAAGGGTCACACCACTATAATGGAGGTCAGTCAAATTATTCTGTAATAGGGGGTGACTCATGTATGTGGAAACTTACGCAGCAATGGTAGCCCAACCAATGAGACGCCAATGCTTCTCAATACGTCTGCTCAGAGCAACCTTTTCGCCGATATTGGTACAGGCAGGGCTGGTCAGGACAAGCTTAGCAGCGtcgttcttgatggcagcaacCTTGGCGCCAGTGGAGGTAGAGCCAATGTTGACCATGATAACCTCGTTCTTAGCGAGCTTAGCAACCTTAGCTTGTTTACCATCGGCGGTCCTCACACCAAGCAGGCGGCGGAGAAGGTAGAAGTTGACCTCGATCTCACTGTAGATCTCGGGAAGGCGGCCCTTGAGACCCAAGACGAAACCGACTAGACGATCGGCTCGGCACAGAGTAGGATCGATTCGGGTGCCGACACCGATAAGACCACCGGGTACGGCGTACTTGAGGTCGTTGGCTTCGGAGTTAAGCGAGACGACTCGACTGAAAATGGGTGTGCACTTGAGGGCACCGCTATCGTCTCGGGAGACAATACCAGGTCggatctcaatctcatcaccaagcttgacaacaccgTGGAGAATAGAACCACCGGCGACACCACCCTTGAGGTCATCGATCTCGGAACCAGGCTTGTTGACGTCGAATGATCGAATGACGATCATATGAGGATCTATGCTGAAGTCTCTGGGAGGAACGGGAATGGTGTTGACAATGGCCTCGTTGACGGCATCGATATTGAACTTGAGCTGGGCAGAGATGGGAATGACTGGGGACTTGCCGGCGACAGTTCCTCggatgaacttgaggatggaTTGGTAGTGCTGCTGCGCAGCCTCTTCTCGCATAAGATCGACCTTGTTCTGCAgaatgatgatcttgtcgagcttcATAATCTCAATAGCAGCCAAGTGCTCGGATGTTTGGGGCTGAGGGCAAGATTCGTTACCagcgatgagaaggagagcgGCGTCCATGACGGCAGCGCCTGACAACATGGTGCTCATGAGAATATCGTGACCAGGGCAATCGACGAATCTGTAGACATCAGCCATTATTCCGTACACGAGCTTGAATTAAGCATCAACTTACGAGACGTGTCGCAATAGCCTGTAAGTACCGCCACAGCCATCTCTCTCACAAGGAGGATCAACTTCCTTCTCACTCTTGTAACTGCGGTAGCATCCAGGGCGAGGGCATGCTTGGTTGTCGCATTTGTAGATCTTGGCGTTGGCATAGCCCAACTTGATTGTGATGTTGCGGATGAGTTCGTTCTTAAAACGAACCGTTTGGACACCAGAGATAGCCTTGACGACGGTGGACTTTCCGTGAGCTACATGGCCAATGGTACCAATGTTGATAGTAGCTTGACGGGCAATAATCTCGGGCGTCAAGGGGGTCAGGCTCGCAACATC
This region of Fusarium verticillioides 7600 chromosome 3, whole genome shotgun sequence genomic DNA includes:
- a CDS encoding eukaryotic translation initiation factor 2 subunit gamma, with protein sequence MSASGDPKYDDIESESDSGESVGHNEAGDEKPLKSALKKSNPAIAAPATQRPPLPPQTDPKDLDVASLTPLTPEIIARQATINIGTIGHVAHGKSTVVKAISGVQTVRFKNELIRNITIKLGYANAKIYKCDNQACPRPGCYRSYKSEKEVDPPCERDGCGGTYRLLRHVSFVDCPGHDILMSTMLSGAAVMDAALLLIAGNESCPQPQTSEHLAAIEIMKLDKIIILQNKVDLMREEAAQQHYQSILKFIRGTVAGKSPVIPISAQLKFNIDAVNEAIVNTIPVPPRDFSIDPHMIVIRSFDVNKPGSEIDDLKGGVAGGSILHGVVKLGDEIEIRPGIVSRDDSGALKCTPIFSRVVSLNSEANDLKYAVPGGLIGVGTRIDPTLCRADRLVGFVLGLKGRLPEIYSEIEVNFYLLRRLLGVRTADGKQAKVAKLAKNEVIMVNIGSTSTGAKVAAIKNDAAKLVLTSPACTNIGEKVALSRRIEKHWRLIGWATIAAGVTLEPSTA